A stretch of Amycolatopsis balhimycina FH 1894 DNA encodes these proteins:
- a CDS encoding PaaI family thioesterase, translating into MSRVSQPWPPVAVEPAVPHPKAPAPGTELGVHFTECFGCGDEADAGLHLRSTVGEGQVVHSRFTVTAAHQGAPGLAHGGLLACAFDEALGSTVGNLLHRPAVTGKLETDFRRPVPVGSTLFIEARLDGIAGRKIYVSADGRLDAEDGPIAVSARALFVIVGFEHFSTHGDPQALEKLAAQHAKNQRERDWDINP; encoded by the coding sequence ATGAGTCGTGTTTCTCAACCGTGGCCGCCGGTGGCGGTGGAGCCGGCCGTCCCGCACCCGAAGGCGCCGGCGCCGGGTACCGAGCTCGGGGTGCACTTCACCGAGTGCTTCGGCTGTGGTGACGAGGCCGACGCCGGGCTGCACCTGCGCTCGACCGTCGGCGAGGGCCAGGTCGTGCACTCGCGGTTCACCGTGACCGCGGCCCACCAGGGCGCGCCCGGGCTCGCCCACGGCGGCCTGCTGGCCTGCGCGTTCGACGAGGCGCTCGGTTCGACGGTCGGCAACCTCCTGCACCGACCGGCGGTGACCGGCAAGCTCGAGACGGACTTCCGGCGTCCGGTGCCGGTGGGTTCGACGCTGTTCATCGAGGCGCGCCTGGACGGCATCGCGGGCCGCAAGATCTACGTCAGCGCGGACGGCCGGCTCGACGCGGAGGACGGCCCGATCGCGGTGAGCGCCCGCGCGCTGTTCGTCATCGTCGGCTTCGAGCACTTCAGCACCCACGGCGACCCCCAGGCGCTGGAGAAGCTGGCCGCACAGCACGCGAAGAACCAGCGCGAGCGCGACTGGGACATCAACCCGTGA
- a CDS encoding MFS transporter has product MDERTVKRAVWASAMGNATEWYDYGVFTSGAIATSIGTLFFPGEGNAVLKSLALLAVGFIVRPFGGAFFGPLGDKLGRKRVLAITILLMSGCTFLVGVLPTYAGSYSMGIAAPIAILLLRIIQGFSTGGEYGGAATFIAEYSPTKRRGFFGSFLELGTLAGYVLGNLVVLSVTLSLSADQVDAWGWRIPFFVALPLGLIGLYLRNKLEDTPEFRRMEAAGEAPKKAPLKEIFVRNWRMILNLIGIVLLLNVADYLLLTTMPTYFTDTLKINDNTSTLIIIAVEVIQMAIIIPLGALSDRIGRKPLLLTAAIGFLVLSWPSLKLMQSGSILWLFVGFLIVAILLVLMLAVIGSTFPAMFPTRVRYGSFAIGYNISTSLFGGTCGVIVTALIKSTGNEDWPAYYLMAAAVIAILPIIKIPETSQVPMDQIDTEDNTGKLASASAQR; this is encoded by the coding sequence GTGGACGAGAGAACCGTCAAGCGCGCCGTCTGGGCGTCGGCCATGGGGAACGCCACCGAGTGGTACGACTACGGCGTCTTCACCTCGGGCGCGATCGCCACCAGCATCGGCACGCTGTTCTTCCCCGGCGAAGGCAACGCGGTGCTGAAGTCGCTGGCACTGCTCGCGGTCGGGTTCATCGTCCGGCCGTTCGGCGGGGCGTTCTTCGGGCCGCTCGGCGACAAGCTCGGCCGCAAGCGGGTCCTGGCCATCACGATCCTGCTGATGTCCGGCTGCACGTTCCTGGTCGGCGTCCTGCCGACGTACGCGGGCAGCTACAGCATGGGCATCGCGGCGCCGATCGCGATCCTGCTGCTGCGGATCATCCAGGGCTTTTCGACCGGCGGCGAGTACGGCGGAGCGGCGACGTTCATCGCCGAGTACTCGCCGACGAAACGCCGTGGCTTCTTCGGCAGCTTCCTCGAGCTCGGCACGCTGGCCGGCTACGTGCTGGGCAACCTGGTGGTGCTCTCCGTGACGCTCTCGCTGTCGGCTGACCAGGTCGACGCCTGGGGCTGGCGGATCCCGTTCTTCGTCGCGCTGCCGCTCGGCCTGATCGGGCTCTACCTGCGGAACAAGCTCGAGGACACCCCCGAGTTCCGCCGGATGGAAGCCGCGGGCGAGGCACCGAAGAAGGCGCCGCTCAAGGAGATCTTCGTCCGCAACTGGCGGATGATCCTCAACCTGATCGGCATCGTGCTGCTGCTGAACGTCGCGGACTACCTGCTGCTGACCACGATGCCGACGTATTTCACGGACACGTTGAAGATCAACGACAACACCTCGACGTTGATCATCATCGCGGTCGAAGTCATCCAGATGGCGATCATCATCCCGCTCGGGGCGCTGTCCGACCGGATCGGCCGGAAACCGCTGCTGCTCACCGCGGCCATCGGGTTCCTGGTGCTGAGCTGGCCCAGCCTCAAGCTGATGCAGTCCGGCAGCATCCTGTGGCTGTTCGTCGGGTTCCTGATCGTGGCGATCCTGCTGGTCCTCATGCTCGCGGTGATCGGCTCGACGTTCCCGGCGATGTTCCCGACGCGGGTGCGCTACGGCTCGTTCGCGATCGGCTACAACATCTCGACGTCGCTGTTCGGTGGTACCTGCGGCGTCATCGTGACGGCGTTGATCAAGAGCACCGGCAACGAGGACTGGCCGGCGTACTACCTGATGGCGGCGGCGGTGATCGCGATCCTCCCGATCATCAAGATCCCGGAGACGTCCCAGGTGCCGATGGACCAGATCGACACCGAAGACAACACCGGCAAGCTGGCCTCCGCGTCCGCTCAGCGCTGA
- a CDS encoding SigE family RNA polymerase sigma factor — MISRSRPSTGPDSPWDGEFARYFGERAHSLRSTAFLLCGDWHQAEDLTQAALLKLYLAWPRLSRHDALDAYARKVVLRTFLAEHRRSRWKRERLTDTPPELPAEPASDQDMLVRQALAVLAPRQRAVLVLRYFEDLSVEETAQALGCSTGTVKSQASRGLATLRNRLGPHYGALTFSAPTEGR; from the coding sequence GTGATTTCCCGCTCCCGTCCGTCGACCGGGCCGGACTCGCCGTGGGACGGCGAGTTCGCCCGGTACTTCGGCGAGCGCGCGCACAGCCTGCGATCGACCGCCTTCCTGCTCTGCGGGGACTGGCACCAGGCCGAAGACCTCACGCAGGCCGCGTTGCTCAAGCTCTACCTCGCCTGGCCGAGACTGTCGCGGCACGACGCGCTGGACGCCTACGCGCGCAAAGTCGTCCTGCGCACGTTCCTCGCCGAGCACCGGCGCAGCAGGTGGAAACGGGAGCGGCTCACCGACACCCCGCCGGAACTCCCGGCGGAACCCGCGAGCGACCAGGACATGCTGGTCCGGCAGGCGCTGGCGGTCCTGGCCCCCAGGCAGCGCGCTGTGCTGGTGCTGCGGTACTTCGAAGACCTGAGCGTCGAAGAGACGGCTCAGGCGCTCGGCTGCAGCACAGGCACGGTGAAGAGCCAGGCTTCCCGCGGCCTGGCCACGCTGCGCAACCGGCTCGGCCCGCACTACGGTGCGCTGACGTTCAGCGCACCCACGGAGGGGAGGTGA
- a CDS encoding L,D-transpeptidase, producing MTVRTSTRRRGAAAALGLIAALTLGACSSEPTVSASGTAGGGPTQSPAPTAQPAKLTVTPAGGAQDVAPGEPVGVKIADGTITSVTLTNPEGKQVQGQTSADKKSWSTTEQLGYGKTYTWAGQVQGADGKNLPISGAFTTVKPKRQTSASLNVGDGQTYGIAMPITLTFPSRVTDKASVEKALSVETTPKTEGSWAWLNGDTSVHWRPKEYFKPNTQVKVNAKIYGVKVGDGVYGKQDVSASFTIGRSQIVKGNTTQHTMQVIRDGQQIADYPVSYGLDSDPGRVTHSGVHVVMGKQATYAMSNPKYHYENVVVPWAVRISNNGEFIHGLAASVWAQGKKNVSHGCLNLSPARAKEYYDGVLPGDPVEITGSTQTLTAKDGDYSDWTYDWASWQKLSALAG from the coding sequence TTGACGGTGAGGACTTCCACGCGGCGCCGGGGCGCCGCTGCGGCACTGGGCTTGATCGCCGCGCTCACGCTGGGGGCGTGCAGCAGTGAACCGACGGTCTCGGCGAGCGGCACCGCGGGGGGCGGTCCGACGCAGTCGCCGGCACCCACCGCGCAGCCCGCGAAACTGACCGTCACGCCCGCCGGCGGCGCCCAGGACGTCGCGCCCGGCGAACCGGTCGGTGTCAAGATCGCCGACGGCACGATCACGTCGGTCACGCTGACGAACCCGGAAGGCAAGCAGGTCCAGGGGCAGACGTCGGCGGACAAGAAGAGCTGGAGCACCACCGAGCAGCTCGGCTACGGCAAGACGTACACGTGGGCCGGCCAGGTGCAGGGCGCCGACGGCAAGAACCTGCCCATCTCCGGCGCGTTCACCACGGTCAAGCCGAAGCGCCAGACGTCGGCCAGCCTGAACGTCGGGGACGGCCAGACGTACGGCATCGCGATGCCGATCACGCTGACCTTCCCGAGCCGCGTCACCGACAAGGCGTCGGTCGAGAAGGCGCTGTCGGTCGAGACCACGCCGAAGACCGAGGGCTCGTGGGCCTGGCTGAACGGTGACACCTCGGTGCACTGGCGGCCGAAGGAGTACTTCAAGCCCAACACGCAGGTGAAGGTCAACGCCAAGATCTACGGCGTCAAGGTCGGCGACGGCGTGTACGGCAAGCAGGACGTGTCGGCCAGCTTCACGATCGGCCGTTCCCAGATCGTCAAGGGCAACACCACGCAGCACACCATGCAGGTGATCCGCGACGGCCAGCAGATCGCCGACTACCCGGTGAGCTACGGCCTCGACTCCGACCCGGGCCGCGTCACCCACAGCGGCGTACACGTCGTCATGGGCAAGCAGGCCACGTACGCGATGAGCAACCCGAAGTACCACTACGAAAACGTCGTGGTGCCGTGGGCGGTCCGGATCTCGAACAACGGCGAGTTCATCCACGGCCTCGCGGCGTCGGTCTGGGCACAGGGCAAGAAGAACGTCTCGCACGGCTGCCTGAACCTCTCGCCCGCGCGCGCCAAGGAGTACTACGACGGCGTGCTCCCCGGCGACCCGGTCGAGATCACCGGCAGCACGCAGACGCTGACCGCGAAGGACGGCGACTACAGCGACTGGACCTACGACTGGGCGAGCTGGCAGAAGCTGTCGGCGCTCGCCGGCTGA
- a CDS encoding cold-shock protein, with product MAQGTVKWFNAEKGFGFIAQDGGEGDVFVHYSEIEGRGFRTLEENQRVEFEVGQGQKGPQAQKVRAI from the coding sequence GTGGCGCAAGGCACTGTGAAGTGGTTCAACGCGGAGAAGGGCTTCGGCTTCATCGCGCAGGACGGCGGCGAAGGCGACGTGTTCGTTCACTACTCGGAGATCGAGGGTCGTGGTTTCCGCACCCTCGAGGAAAACCAGCGAGTGGAGTTCGAGGTCGGCCAGGGGCAGAAGGGCCCGCAGGCCCAGAAGGTCCGCGCGATCTGA
- a CDS encoding SCO6745 family protein: protein MTAIEGAAGPANRIRPVVQMLGGKFMTSPELAAVEAEVGLPPRSLYLRGRSAVLGDVPPKVAAELFGIFPHWLFDFVLPAATAALDAPAAVRAYTESSARWSRINLSAVSEPGRLAELLFRVIDAADASGLALFAGWKNAERPSGDVERLGFALMVFRELRGGLHFAALRAVGLSVPEAVVADPEGGRARLLRTAWPEEAADELVASAERKPDLRDRRSHAEKLTDDRIGELLASALTEPDLAELDGRLTDLAKFAQVAAS from the coding sequence ATGACGGCGATCGAGGGTGCGGCGGGGCCGGCGAACCGGATCCGCCCGGTGGTGCAGATGCTGGGCGGCAAGTTCATGACGTCGCCGGAGCTGGCCGCGGTCGAGGCCGAGGTGGGGTTGCCGCCGCGTTCGCTGTACCTGCGGGGCCGGTCGGCGGTGCTCGGCGATGTCCCGCCGAAGGTGGCCGCGGAGCTGTTCGGCATCTTCCCGCACTGGCTGTTCGACTTCGTCCTGCCGGCGGCGACGGCGGCTCTCGACGCTCCCGCGGCGGTCCGCGCCTACACGGAGTCATCGGCCCGGTGGTCGCGCATCAACCTTTCGGCCGTATCGGAGCCCGGCCGCTTGGCGGAGCTGTTGTTCCGCGTCATCGACGCCGCGGACGCCAGCGGGCTGGCGCTCTTCGCGGGCTGGAAGAACGCCGAGCGTCCCTCGGGCGACGTCGAACGCCTCGGTTTCGCGCTGATGGTCTTCCGCGAGCTGCGCGGCGGCCTCCACTTCGCGGCGCTGCGGGCGGTGGGCCTCTCGGTGCCGGAGGCGGTGGTCGCGGACCCGGAGGGCGGCCGCGCGCGCCTGCTGCGCACGGCGTGGCCGGAGGAGGCGGCGGACGAGCTCGTCGCGTCGGCGGAGCGCAAGCCGGACCTGCGCGACCGCCGCAGCCACGCGGAGAAGCTGACCGACGACCGGATCGGCGAACTGCTGGCATCGGCACTGACGGAGCCCGACTTGGCCGAGCTCGACGGCCGCCTGACGGACCTGGCGAAGTTTGCGCAGGTAGCGGCTTCGTAG
- a CDS encoding class I SAM-dependent methyltransferase — translation MTQDDWDAQAATFDDQPDHGLRDLGVRAAWADLLLPLLPPAPAAVADLGCGTGSLAVLLAEAGYAVCGVDLSPRMLDVAGKKAEAAGVSVELRRGDAADPPCSPGTYDVVLVRHVLWVMSDPSAAVDTWVRLLKPGGRLVLVEGRWFTGAGISAEECERLVRARREEASVTRLDDPALWGAPIEDERYVLVSRS, via the coding sequence GTGACGCAAGACGACTGGGACGCCCAAGCCGCGACCTTCGACGATCAGCCCGACCACGGCCTCCGCGATCTCGGGGTGCGCGCTGCCTGGGCGGATCTGCTCCTGCCGTTGCTGCCCCCTGCTCCGGCGGCGGTCGCCGACCTCGGGTGTGGGACCGGCAGTCTCGCCGTTCTGCTGGCCGAGGCCGGGTATGCAGTCTGCGGGGTCGACCTCTCGCCGCGGATGCTCGACGTGGCCGGGAAGAAAGCCGAAGCGGCCGGGGTGAGCGTCGAACTGCGCCGGGGGGATGCGGCCGATCCTCCTTGCTCGCCGGGCACCTACGACGTCGTTCTCGTCCGGCACGTCCTGTGGGTCATGTCCGACCCGTCCGCCGCGGTGGACACCTGGGTGCGGCTGCTGAAACCCGGTGGCCGGCTGGTCCTCGTGGAAGGGCGGTGGTTCACCGGCGCCGGGATCTCGGCCGAGGAGTGCGAACGTCTTGTCCGCGCCCGGCGAGAAGAGGCGTCGGTGACGCGGCTCGACGACCCGGCCTTGTGGGGCGCTCCGATCGAGGACGAGCGATACGTGCTCGTCAGCCGAAGCTGA
- a CDS encoding YciI family protein, producing the protein MRYLLTLHMNPALWATLTDDQKNAVYEGHGAFITLITESGEMVETKALAEPGETKTIQVKNGVAQTKTGGFVESEAFLCGYYVVDVESEERAVELAAKIPDAQYTAVEVRKVVHEG; encoded by the coding sequence ATGCGATACCTGCTTACCCTTCACATGAACCCGGCCCTCTGGGCCACCCTGACCGACGACCAGAAGAACGCCGTCTACGAAGGACACGGTGCCTTCATCACCCTGATCACCGAGTCCGGCGAGATGGTCGAGACCAAGGCGCTCGCCGAGCCCGGCGAAACCAAGACCATCCAGGTCAAGAACGGTGTGGCGCAGACGAAAACCGGTGGCTTCGTCGAGTCCGAGGCCTTCCTCTGCGGCTACTACGTCGTCGACGTCGAAAGCGAGGAACGCGCTGTCGAGCTGGCCGCCAAGATCCCGGACGCGCAGTACACCGCCGTCGAGGTGCGGAAGGTCGTGCACGAAGGTTGA
- a CDS encoding arylamine N-acetyltransferase family protein, which produces MTTPGEWDIDAVDLDAYLARTGQTRRPPSAEALKDLMRAHVRAIPFENVDVVLGQHQGISLDVVSAKLVGRRRGGYCYEHSGLFAAVLERLGYTVHRLAARVQPRRPGPCTHMTLVADVDGRQFLADVGYGAGILDPMPLVDGHEADQAGWPQRLVRNGHWWTLRKGDEDILEFPLDEMHRIDYEVYHHYTSTHPKSPFTGRLVIMTLEPGVGRRLLGRELTVEKPDGTSETSTVAPDELDATLKDLGIELTADELDRLKNVY; this is translated from the coding sequence ATGACCACACCTGGGGAATGGGACATCGACGCCGTCGATCTCGACGCCTACCTGGCGCGGACCGGGCAGACACGCCGGCCGCCGTCGGCTGAAGCGTTGAAAGACCTCATGCGCGCGCACGTCCGGGCCATCCCGTTCGAGAACGTCGACGTCGTTCTCGGGCAGCACCAAGGGATTTCGCTCGACGTCGTGAGCGCGAAGCTCGTCGGACGGCGGCGGGGCGGCTACTGCTACGAACACAGTGGCCTCTTCGCCGCCGTCCTCGAACGGCTCGGCTACACCGTGCACCGGCTCGCCGCGCGCGTCCAGCCGCGGCGGCCGGGGCCCTGCACGCACATGACACTGGTCGCCGACGTCGACGGCCGGCAGTTCCTCGCCGACGTCGGGTACGGGGCAGGGATCCTCGACCCGATGCCGCTCGTCGACGGCCACGAAGCCGACCAGGCCGGCTGGCCGCAGCGGCTCGTCCGGAACGGTCACTGGTGGACGCTCCGAAAAGGCGACGAGGACATCCTCGAGTTCCCGCTCGACGAGATGCACCGCATCGACTACGAGGTCTACCACCACTACACGTCGACGCACCCGAAGTCGCCCTTCACCGGGCGGCTGGTGATCATGACGCTCGAACCCGGGGTCGGCCGGAGGCTGCTCGGGCGCGAACTCACCGTGGAAAAGCCGGACGGCACCAGCGAAACCAGCACCGTCGCGCCGGACGAGCTCGACGCCACCCTCAAGGACCTCGGCATCGAGCTGACGGCGGACGAGCTGGACCGGCTGAAGAACGTCTACTGA
- a CDS encoding sensor domain-containing protein, which translates to MEADAVAASGPAEPSADPTELVELSPDAICVHRNGVLTYANRAAIDTFAARSADEVVGRRFSDFVAEESQPTWVEKLAELTGPGAATKPVEALMCRLDGSKFAVETVSVRLHDHLAYQVVMRDITAKKAAADALHYQAALVSHVSDALIATTGEGVVTSWNPAAEAVYGWTAAEAVGRCASELVGAPLDLPAIRRGGGVAEAVHRRRDGAPLAIRVSAAEMNDGYVLVCADETARRRAEQNYRTVVASLDEGVLVMGASGLIEAANPAACRILGVAEADLIGVPCHTLVLFTESGRWLPPDEMPSVQTRRTGVTHNGLVVRLRRPDGRDVWVALTSRLLNPDDPAAMAVVTSFTDITETRAISARLAHDATHDPLTRLGNRTLVLGRLDARDRGAVTVLFLDLDKFKVINDSLGHSVGDQVLRIVGERLRRSCGRDDLVGRLGGDEFVVVTGEVTDPGEVRALAEHLRAALAEPIGVLGRQLHLDASIGVVLVGRDDRRSAEDLLRDADVAMYQAKTLGRGRHHFFDVGLRERMQRRLRMEQDLRDAVGSGQLWPVYQPVVDLRTGEMVAVEALLRWTHPRHGAIPPAEFIPLAEESDLINVIGKEILRATTREIAARRTGQRLDLTLKVNLSARQLDDPHLVPAVEDALANTGLPAAALCLEVTESALMRDQAAAAEVLASLRSLGVLLAIDDFGTGYSSLAQLRSLTLDTLKIDRSFITGIAESRDAAAIVTSIIAMAHAVGLTVIAEGVESAEQLDLLRTLGCDQAQGYHLGRPVPAAELFGQ; encoded by the coding sequence ATGGAGGCAGACGCCGTCGCCGCGAGCGGGCCGGCCGAGCCATCCGCCGACCCCACCGAGCTGGTCGAACTGAGCCCGGACGCGATCTGCGTCCACCGGAACGGTGTCCTCACCTACGCGAACCGCGCCGCCATCGACACCTTCGCCGCCCGGTCGGCGGACGAGGTCGTCGGGCGCCGGTTCTCCGACTTCGTCGCCGAGGAGTCGCAGCCGACCTGGGTGGAGAAGCTCGCCGAGCTGACCGGGCCGGGTGCGGCGACCAAGCCCGTCGAAGCCCTGATGTGCCGGCTGGACGGGAGCAAGTTCGCGGTGGAGACGGTGTCGGTGCGCCTCCACGACCACCTCGCCTACCAGGTCGTCATGCGCGACATCACGGCGAAGAAGGCCGCCGCCGACGCCCTCCACTACCAGGCCGCGCTGGTGTCGCACGTCAGCGACGCCCTGATCGCGACCACCGGCGAAGGCGTCGTGACCAGCTGGAACCCGGCCGCCGAGGCGGTGTACGGCTGGACCGCGGCCGAAGCCGTCGGGCGGTGCGCGAGCGAGCTCGTCGGCGCCCCGCTCGACCTGCCCGCCATCCGGCGCGGCGGCGGCGTCGCGGAAGCGGTGCACCGGCGGCGGGACGGCGCACCGCTGGCGATCCGCGTCTCGGCGGCCGAGATGAACGACGGATACGTGCTCGTCTGCGCCGACGAAACCGCGCGGCGGCGGGCCGAGCAGAACTACCGCACGGTCGTCGCTTCCCTCGACGAAGGCGTGCTCGTGATGGGCGCGTCCGGGCTCATCGAAGCGGCGAACCCGGCGGCCTGCCGGATCCTGGGCGTCGCCGAAGCCGACCTGATCGGCGTCCCGTGCCACACGCTGGTGCTGTTCACCGAGTCCGGACGGTGGCTCCCGCCGGACGAGATGCCTTCCGTGCAGACCCGGCGGACCGGGGTGACGCACAACGGCCTGGTCGTCCGCCTGCGCCGGCCCGACGGCCGCGACGTCTGGGTGGCGCTGACGTCCCGGTTGCTCAACCCCGACGACCCGGCGGCGATGGCCGTCGTCACGTCGTTCACCGACATCACCGAGACCCGCGCGATCAGCGCACGGCTGGCCCACGACGCGACCCACGACCCGCTCACCCGGCTGGGCAACCGGACCTTGGTGCTCGGCAGGCTGGACGCCCGTGACCGGGGCGCGGTCACGGTGCTGTTCCTCGACCTCGACAAGTTCAAGGTCATCAACGACTCGCTCGGGCACTCGGTCGGCGACCAGGTGCTGCGGATCGTCGGCGAGCGCCTGCGCCGCAGCTGCGGCCGCGACGACCTGGTCGGCAGGCTCGGCGGCGACGAGTTCGTGGTCGTCACCGGCGAAGTCACCGACCCCGGCGAAGTCCGCGCGCTGGCCGAGCACCTGCGGGCCGCACTGGCCGAGCCGATCGGCGTGCTCGGCAGGCAGCTGCACCTCGACGCTAGCATCGGTGTCGTGCTCGTCGGCCGCGACGACCGGCGCAGCGCCGAGGACCTGCTGCGCGACGCCGACGTGGCGATGTATCAGGCGAAGACGCTCGGGCGGGGCCGTCACCACTTCTTCGACGTCGGCCTGCGCGAGCGGATGCAGCGGCGGCTGCGGATGGAGCAGGACCTGCGCGACGCGGTCGGCTCCGGCCAGCTCTGGCCCGTGTACCAGCCGGTCGTCGACCTGCGGACCGGCGAGATGGTCGCGGTCGAGGCGCTGCTGCGCTGGACGCACCCCCGGCACGGCGCGATCCCGCCCGCGGAGTTCATCCCGCTCGCCGAAGAGAGCGACCTGATCAACGTGATCGGCAAGGAGATACTCCGCGCGACCACCCGCGAGATCGCCGCGCGGCGCACCGGCCAGAGGCTGGACCTGACGCTGAAGGTCAACCTGTCCGCCCGCCAGCTCGACGACCCGCACCTGGTGCCCGCGGTCGAGGACGCGCTCGCGAACACCGGCCTGCCCGCCGCCGCGCTGTGCCTGGAGGTCACCGAAAGCGCGTTGATGCGCGACCAGGCGGCGGCCGCGGAAGTGCTGGCGTCGCTGCGGTCGCTGGGGGTGCTGCTGGCGATCGACGACTTCGGCACCGGCTATTCGTCACTCGCGCAGCTGCGCAGCCTGACCCTGGACACGCTCAAGATCGACCGTTCGTTCATCACCGGGATCGCCGAGTCCCGGGACGCGGCGGCCATCGTGACGAGCATCATCGCGATGGCCCACGCGGTGGGCCTGACGGTGATCGCCGAAGGGGTCGAGTCGGCGGAGCAGCTGGACCTGCTCCGCACGCTCGGCTGCGATCAGGCGCAGGGCTACCACCTCGGCCGCCCGGTGCCGGCGGCCGAGTTGTTCGGTCAGTAG
- a CDS encoding rhomboid-like protein, with the protein MTGEAQSMLLKARQPVPRTSVSVRTLLRFVPNPKTTPFTFGYLIVLLGTTLLLEFADPAVTERLLRLSSTDAHNLWRRPLTSLLTSAFWLPDQGWLAYAVIFAVAVAPLERRFATRRVATVFFSGHVLATLVTELPVMALIGAHVLPRSAGLWLDIGVSYGFFTTAGALVFLLRGRARLGALAAMEAFIAVIYLSDDPVSLDSIVTLLGHAFAAHFGLLFWGPRLWRVAAGRGPIPADIHEPESVV; encoded by the coding sequence ATGACCGGCGAAGCTCAGTCCATGCTGCTGAAGGCGAGACAGCCGGTCCCCCGGACGTCCGTCAGCGTGCGTACTTTGCTCCGGTTCGTCCCGAATCCGAAGACGACGCCGTTCACCTTCGGCTACCTGATCGTCCTGCTCGGAACGACTCTGCTGCTCGAGTTCGCCGACCCGGCGGTGACCGAACGGCTGCTCCGGCTCTCCAGCACCGACGCCCACAACCTGTGGCGGCGCCCGCTGACCTCGCTGCTGACCAGCGCGTTCTGGCTCCCGGACCAGGGCTGGCTCGCCTACGCCGTGATCTTCGCGGTCGCTGTCGCCCCGCTGGAACGCCGCTTCGCCACCCGCCGCGTGGCTACCGTGTTCTTCTCCGGCCACGTGCTCGCCACGCTCGTCACCGAGCTTCCGGTGATGGCCTTGATCGGCGCCCACGTCCTGCCGCGCTCCGCCGGCCTCTGGCTCGACATCGGCGTCAGCTACGGCTTCTTCACCACGGCCGGCGCACTTGTGTTCCTGCTGCGCGGCCGCGCGCGGCTGGGGGCACTGGCCGCGATGGAGGCGTTCATCGCGGTGATCTACCTCAGCGACGACCCGGTGAGCCTCGATTCGATCGTCACGCTGCTCGGCCACGCGTTCGCCGCCCACTTCGGGTTGCTGTTCTGGGGACCGCGCCTGTGGCGCGTAGCCGCAGGCCGGGGCCCGATTCCGGCGGATATACACGAGCCGGAGTCGGTGGTGTAA
- a CDS encoding pyridoxamine 5'-phosphate oxidase family protein has protein sequence MARKMTQEEREQFLAQPQVGVLSVAAEPGRAPLTTPIWYRYEPGGDVVVMTSPGLRKARLIEAAGRFALCVQQQDGVYKYVSVEGPVVKSWPMTKAERHEMAARYLPPGVSEAYTDATDETHGGNIAIVMRPERWNTSDFSDIAEKLA, from the coding sequence ATGGCCCGCAAGATGACCCAGGAAGAGCGCGAGCAGTTCCTCGCCCAGCCGCAGGTCGGCGTGCTCAGCGTCGCGGCCGAGCCCGGGCGGGCGCCGCTGACCACGCCGATCTGGTACCGCTACGAGCCCGGCGGCGACGTCGTCGTCATGACGTCGCCCGGCCTGCGCAAGGCCCGGCTGATCGAAGCGGCCGGCCGGTTCGCGCTGTGCGTCCAGCAGCAGGACGGCGTCTACAAGTACGTCTCGGTCGAGGGACCGGTCGTGAAGTCGTGGCCGATGACCAAGGCGGAGCGGCACGAGATGGCGGCCCGCTACCTGCCCCCGGGCGTGAGCGAGGCGTACACCGACGCGACCGACGAAACCCACGGCGGCAACATCGCGATCGTGATGCGCCCGGAGCGCTGGAACACCTCGGACTTCAGCGACATCGCGGAGAAACTCGCCTGA
- a CDS encoding TetR/AcrR family transcriptional regulator, giving the protein MTRPGGRSARVRDAVHEAVVELLAAGEIDAAIPKIAERAGVNPTSVYRRWGSRDNLLLDAAVTRLRSTSPIPDTGSLRGDLLGWAEGVERAMRDPRGQILLRALVATLRPEEKPVEYLRARGDDLQATLDKAAERGEPVPSVDEVLDYVLAPLYLRVLFRRPVEPGTGARLVERLLTAL; this is encoded by the coding sequence ATGACCCGACCAGGCGGCCGTAGCGCCCGCGTCCGCGACGCGGTGCACGAAGCCGTCGTCGAGCTGCTCGCCGCGGGCGAGATCGACGCCGCCATCCCGAAGATCGCCGAGCGCGCGGGCGTGAACCCGACGAGCGTCTACCGGCGCTGGGGCAGCCGGGACAACTTGCTGCTCGACGCCGCGGTGACGCGCCTGCGTTCGACGTCGCCGATCCCGGACACCGGTTCGCTGCGCGGCGACCTGCTCGGCTGGGCCGAAGGCGTCGAGCGTGCGATGCGTGACCCGCGCGGGCAGATCCTGCTCCGCGCGCTCGTTGCCACCCTGAGGCCGGAGGAGAAGCCGGTCGAATACCTCCGGGCCCGGGGGGACGACCTGCAGGCCACCCTCGACAAGGCCGCGGAGCGCGGCGAGCCGGTGCCGTCGGTCGACGAGGTGCTCGACTACGTGCTGGCTCCGCTCTACCTGCGCGTGCTGTTCCGGCGCCCGGTCGAGCCGGGCACCGGGGCCCGGCTCGTCGAACGGCTGCTCACGGCGCTTTGA